A window of the Microbacterium sp. AZCO genome harbors these coding sequences:
- a CDS encoding M13-type metalloendopeptidase, whose product MTESPRSGLTLDELSPEIRPQDDLFRHVNGAWLARTEIPDDKARWGSFHLIAEQAEKDVRAIVEESQQAEPGSEARKIGDLYSSFMDTGRIAEAGAAPLAERLAKVDAVTSVPELLRTVGEFERDGLGGMITLYVEPDPGNPTRYLPFLVQGGLSLPDESYYRLENFGETRIAFREHVEKMLALAGIAEPAASADRITTLETELAAHHWDNVRSRDAVATYNLKTWAEVQELVGVDLQPWLDGVAPGHPDAFAEVVVYQPSFLEGLGALLVEDHLEDWKAWLRFSVVHAAAPFLTDEFVDENFAFYGTQLTGVPVIRERWKRGVGLAEAAMGEAIGKVYVERHFPPAAKEAMDELVANLIEAYRRSIAELPWMSPETRERALAKLDAFTPKIGYPVKWKDYSGLEIDPADLVGNVGRSHVLEHDRQLDKVGKPIDRDEWYMTPQTVNAYYNPLMNEIVFPAAILQHPFFEADRDAAANYGGIGAVIGHEIGHGFDDQGSRFDGDGSLRDWWTDDDRAAFEERTKHLIAQYSELTPQGLSDEYKVNGALTIGENIGDLGGLGIAIKAYELSLDGAEAPEIDGFTGIQRLLLSWGQIWQQKGRDAETIRLLTIDPHSPNEFRCNQIVRNIDAFYDAFGVTDTDALWLPEDQRVTIW is encoded by the coding sequence ATGACCGAGAGCCCCCGATCCGGTCTCACGCTCGATGAACTGAGCCCTGAGATCCGCCCGCAGGACGACCTCTTCCGCCACGTCAACGGCGCGTGGCTCGCGCGCACCGAGATCCCCGACGACAAGGCGCGCTGGGGCTCCTTCCACCTCATCGCGGAGCAGGCCGAGAAGGACGTCCGCGCGATCGTCGAGGAGTCGCAGCAGGCGGAGCCCGGCAGCGAGGCCCGCAAGATCGGCGACCTCTACTCGAGCTTCATGGACACCGGCCGCATCGCCGAGGCGGGCGCCGCCCCGCTCGCGGAGCGCCTCGCGAAGGTCGACGCCGTCACGTCCGTGCCCGAGCTGCTGCGGACGGTGGGCGAGTTCGAGCGGGACGGCCTCGGCGGCATGATCACGCTCTACGTCGAGCCCGACCCGGGCAACCCGACGCGCTACCTGCCGTTCCTCGTGCAGGGCGGGCTGTCGCTTCCCGACGAGTCGTACTACCGCCTCGAGAACTTCGGCGAGACGCGCATCGCCTTCCGCGAGCACGTCGAGAAGATGCTCGCACTCGCCGGCATCGCCGAGCCCGCCGCATCCGCCGACCGCATCACGACGCTCGAGACCGAGCTCGCCGCGCACCACTGGGACAACGTCCGCAGCCGCGACGCGGTCGCGACCTACAACCTCAAGACGTGGGCCGAGGTGCAGGAGCTCGTGGGCGTCGACCTGCAGCCGTGGCTCGACGGCGTCGCGCCGGGGCATCCCGATGCCTTCGCCGAGGTCGTGGTGTACCAGCCGAGCTTCCTCGAGGGCCTCGGCGCGCTCCTCGTCGAGGACCACCTCGAGGACTGGAAGGCGTGGCTGCGCTTCTCGGTCGTGCACGCCGCCGCCCCGTTCCTCACCGACGAGTTCGTCGACGAGAACTTCGCGTTCTACGGCACGCAGCTCACCGGCGTCCCGGTCATCCGCGAGCGCTGGAAGCGCGGCGTCGGCCTCGCCGAGGCCGCAATGGGCGAGGCGATCGGCAAGGTCTACGTCGAGCGTCACTTCCCGCCGGCCGCGAAGGAGGCGATGGACGAGCTCGTCGCGAACCTCATCGAGGCCTACCGCCGCTCGATCGCCGAGCTTCCGTGGATGAGCCCCGAGACGCGCGAGCGCGCGCTCGCCAAGCTCGACGCCTTCACGCCGAAGATCGGCTACCCGGTGAAGTGGAAGGACTACTCGGGTCTCGAGATCGACCCGGCCGACCTCGTCGGCAATGTCGGCCGGTCGCACGTGCTCGAGCACGATCGCCAGCTCGACAAGGTCGGCAAGCCGATCGACCGCGACGAGTGGTACATGACGCCGCAGACGGTGAACGCGTACTACAACCCGCTCATGAACGAGATCGTGTTCCCCGCGGCGATCCTGCAGCACCCGTTCTTCGAGGCGGATCGCGACGCGGCGGCCAACTACGGTGGCATCGGCGCCGTGATCGGGCACGAGATCGGCCACGGCTTCGACGACCAGGGCAGCCGCTTCGACGGCGACGGGTCGCTGCGCGACTGGTGGACCGACGACGACCGCGCAGCCTTCGAGGAGCGCACGAAGCACCTCATCGCTCAGTACAGCGAGCTGACGCCGCAGGGCCTGTCCGACGAGTACAAGGTCAACGGTGCGCTCACGATCGGCGAGAACATCGGCGACCTCGGCGGGCTGGGGATCGCCATCAAGGCGTACGAGCTGTCGCTCGACGGCGCCGAGGCGCCCGAGATCGACGGGTTCACCGGCATCCAGCGCCTGCTGCTCAGCTGGGGTCAGATCTGGCAGCAGAAGGGTCGGGATGCCGAGACCATCCGCCTGCTGACGATCGACCCGCACTCGCCCAACGAATTCCGGTGCAATCAGATCGTGCGCAACATCGACGCGTTCTACGATGCATTCGGCGTCACCGACACGGACGCCCTCTGGCTGCCCGAGGACCAGCGCGTCACCATCTGGTGA
- a CDS encoding MATE family efflux transporter, which translates to MAPDTLNRDILRLAVPALGALIAEPLFLIVDSALVGHLGVEPLAGLGIASAVLQTIVGLMVFLAYSTTPAVARRFGAGDPTKAVSVGIDGMWLALGLGAILALAGFVATPFLVGLFGATPGVAAEAVTYLGISMWGLPAMLVVFAATGLLRGLQDTVTPLWIAGLGFAANALLNWAFIYGLGWGIAGSAAGTVVAQWGMVAAYVVVVGRLARRHEASIRPHREGVRGSARSGGWLFLRTVSLRVALLATVVVATALGTEELAGWQVAFTIFSTAAFALDALAIAAQALIGKGLGAEDQPLVHRVLGRTVAWGVWFGVLVGAVIGVLSGIIGLLFTGSAEIAALVQPALIVLAVAQPICGVVFVLDGVLIGAGDGRYLAVAGGINLVPFLPFLAILAWLQPTGAAGLAWLSVAFFGVYMLARLGTLGWRVRGAAWMTAGA; encoded by the coding sequence GTGGCCCCCGACACGCTGAACCGCGACATCCTGCGGCTGGCCGTGCCGGCGCTCGGCGCACTCATCGCCGAGCCGCTGTTCCTCATCGTCGACTCGGCTCTTGTCGGGCACCTCGGCGTCGAGCCGCTCGCGGGCCTGGGCATCGCCTCGGCGGTGCTGCAGACGATCGTCGGGCTCATGGTCTTCCTCGCCTACTCCACGACGCCCGCCGTCGCCCGGCGCTTCGGCGCGGGCGATCCGACGAAGGCCGTGTCCGTGGGCATCGACGGCATGTGGCTGGCGCTCGGACTCGGCGCGATCCTCGCGCTGGCCGGCTTCGTCGCGACGCCGTTCCTCGTCGGGCTCTTCGGCGCCACGCCCGGCGTCGCCGCGGAGGCCGTGACGTACCTCGGCATCTCGATGTGGGGACTCCCCGCGATGCTGGTCGTGTTCGCCGCGACGGGTCTCCTGCGCGGCCTGCAGGACACGGTCACGCCGCTCTGGATCGCCGGACTCGGCTTCGCCGCGAACGCCCTGCTCAACTGGGCGTTCATCTACGGCCTCGGCTGGGGCATCGCGGGCTCCGCCGCCGGCACGGTCGTCGCGCAGTGGGGCATGGTCGCCGCATACGTCGTGGTCGTCGGCCGGCTCGCACGCCGGCACGAGGCATCCATCCGCCCTCATCGGGAGGGTGTGCGGGGGTCGGCGCGCTCGGGCGGCTGGCTGTTCCTGCGCACCGTCTCGCTGCGCGTCGCGCTCCTCGCGACCGTCGTCGTCGCGACGGCGCTCGGCACGGAGGAGCTCGCCGGCTGGCAGGTCGCCTTCACGATCTTCTCGACCGCTGCATTCGCCCTCGACGCCCTCGCGATCGCGGCGCAGGCCCTCATCGGCAAGGGCCTCGGCGCCGAGGACCAGCCGCTCGTGCACCGCGTGCTGGGCCGCACCGTCGCGTGGGGCGTGTGGTTCGGCGTGCTCGTGGGCGCGGTCATCGGCGTCTTGTCGGGCATCATCGGCCTGCTCTTCACGGGCAGCGCCGAGATCGCCGCGCTCGTGCAGCCGGCGCTCATCGTGCTCGCCGTCGCCCAGCCGATCTGCGGCGTCGTGTTCGTGCTCGACGGCGTGCTCATCGGCGCCGGCGACGGCCGCTACCTCGCGGTCGCGGGTGGCATCAACCTCGTGCCGTTCCTGCCGTTCCTCGCGATCCTGGCGTGGCTGCAGCCGACCGGCGCGGCCGGTCTCGCGTGGCTGTCGGTCGCGTTCTTCGGCGTCTACATGCTCGCGCGTCTCGGCACGCTCGGCTGGCGCGTGCGCGGCGCCGCCTGGATGACCGCCGGCGCCTGA
- a CDS encoding RNA methyltransferase has translation MTDEPADAEPQLPYGVGPWPGEWPDDARLDPELLAHGDTRNVVDEYRYWSMDAIVADLDRKRHPFHVAIENWQHDMNIGSIVRSANAFLAAEVHIIGRRRWNRRGAMVTDRYQHVRHHEDVDAFAAWAEAASLPVIAVDNVDGSVPVDRAELPERCVLLFGQEGPGLSPEALAAASRTVEITQYGSTRSINASAAAAVVMYEWCRRWA, from the coding sequence GTGACCGACGAGCCCGCCGACGCCGAGCCGCAGCTGCCGTACGGCGTCGGACCCTGGCCGGGCGAGTGGCCCGACGACGCGCGGCTCGACCCGGAGCTGCTCGCCCACGGCGACACGCGCAACGTCGTCGACGAGTACCGCTACTGGTCGATGGACGCGATTGTCGCGGACCTCGATCGGAAGCGGCATCCCTTCCATGTCGCGATCGAGAACTGGCAGCACGACATGAACATCGGCTCGATCGTGCGATCGGCCAACGCCTTCCTCGCCGCCGAGGTGCACATCATCGGCAGGCGGCGCTGGAACCGCCGTGGCGCGATGGTGACCGACCGCTACCAGCACGTGCGGCACCACGAGGATGTCGACGCCTTCGCGGCCTGGGCGGAGGCCGCATCCCTGCCGGTCATCGCCGTCGACAACGTCGACGGCTCGGTGCCCGTCGACCGGGCGGAGCTGCCCGAGCGCTGCGTGCTGCTCTTCGGGCAGGAGGGCCCTGGGCTGTCGCCCGAGGCGCTGGCCGCGGCATCCCGGACCGTCGAGATCACGCAGTACGGCTCGACGCGCTCGATCAACGCCAGCGCCGCGGCCGCCGTCGTCATGTACGAGTGGTGCCGCCGCTGGGCGTAG
- a CDS encoding Nramp family divalent metal transporter produces the protein MPKTATAPAVVETPRRGGVPRAAWLIGPALVAGVAYLDPGNVASNMTAGAQYGYLLVWVVVLGNVMAWLIQYLSAKLGIVTGLSLPEALGRRIRSTWGRRAYWLQAELVAMATDIAEVIGGAVALNLLFGIPLLWGGAITGTVSIVMLLIQSRRGPKTFEFVVIGLIVVIAVGFTFGVVVAPPDPAGVVAGLVPRFEGAGSVLLAASILGATIMPHAIYAHSALARDRFAPAGPPASSGGMDAGAPASHRSAGDRRSAGGRGMPRPGDVAISDAAAGASAKGASAQGASAHGASAQGLSAAGAPPQRPDLAELRGIPTSRLLRATRWDVSIAMIIAGTVNLCILLLAAANLAGVPGTTSLEGAYDALYAGLGPVVATLFAVGLLASGLASTSVGAYAGAEIMHGLLRIDVPLLARRLVTLIPALVILGVGFDPTVALVLSQVVLSFGIPFALIPLVALTARRDVLGRFRSHPATTTAGVAASLFLIALNATLLWLLFTGG, from the coding sequence ATGCCGAAAACAGCGACGGCCCCCGCCGTCGTCGAGACCCCGCGCCGTGGCGGAGTGCCGCGCGCCGCGTGGCTGATCGGCCCTGCCCTCGTCGCCGGCGTCGCCTACCTCGACCCCGGCAACGTCGCGAGCAACATGACGGCCGGCGCCCAGTACGGCTACCTCCTCGTCTGGGTCGTCGTGCTCGGCAACGTCATGGCCTGGCTCATCCAGTACCTGTCCGCGAAGCTCGGCATCGTCACGGGGCTCAGCCTCCCCGAGGCGCTCGGCCGCCGCATCCGCAGCACTTGGGGGCGCCGGGCCTACTGGCTGCAGGCCGAGCTCGTCGCGATGGCGACCGACATCGCCGAGGTCATCGGCGGCGCGGTCGCGCTCAACCTGCTGTTCGGCATCCCACTCCTGTGGGGCGGCGCGATCACGGGCACCGTGTCGATCGTGATGCTGCTCATCCAGTCCCGCCGCGGCCCCAAGACGTTCGAGTTCGTCGTGATCGGGCTCATCGTCGTCATCGCCGTCGGCTTCACGTTCGGGGTCGTCGTCGCACCGCCCGATCCGGCGGGCGTCGTCGCGGGCCTCGTGCCGCGGTTCGAGGGGGCCGGCTCCGTGCTGCTCGCTGCCTCGATCCTGGGCGCCACGATCATGCCGCACGCGATCTACGCGCACAGCGCGCTCGCGCGGGATCGTTTCGCGCCCGCCGGGCCGCCGGCATCCTCCGGGGGGATGGATGCCGGCGCCCCGGCCTCGCACCGCAGCGCAGGAGATCGCCGCAGCGCAGGAGGCAGAGGGATGCCGCGGCCCGGCGACGTGGCGATCTCCGACGCTGCGGCGGGGGCATCGGCGAAGGGCGCATCGGCGCAGGGGGCATCGGCGCACGGGGCATCGGCGCAGGGGCTATCGGCGGCGGGGGCCCCGCCGCAGCGGCCGGATCTCGCCGAGCTTCGAGGGATCCCGACGAGCCGGCTGCTGCGTGCGACCCGCTGGGACGTGTCGATCGCGATGATCATCGCCGGCACGGTGAACCTCTGCATCCTGCTGCTCGCGGCCGCGAACCTCGCCGGGGTGCCGGGCACGACGTCGCTCGAGGGCGCCTACGACGCGCTCTACGCGGGGCTCGGTCCCGTCGTCGCGACGCTGTTCGCCGTGGGCCTCCTCGCGAGCGGTCTCGCCTCGACGTCGGTCGGCGCGTATGCGGGCGCGGAGATCATGCACGGCCTGCTGCGCATCGACGTGCCGCTGCTCGCGCGCCGTCTCGTGACGCTCATTCCGGCGCTCGTGATCCTCGGAGTCGGGTTCGACCCCACTGTCGCCCTCGTGCTGAGCCAGGTCGTGCTGTCGTTCGGCATCCCGTTCGCCCTCATCCCGCTCGTCGCGCTCACCGCGCGGCGCGATGTGCTGGGCCGGTTCCGCAGCCACCCCGCGACGACGACGGCGGGGGTCGCGGCATCCCTCTTCCTCATCGCGCTCAACGCGACGCTCCTCTGGCTGCTGTTCACCGGCGGGTAG
- a CDS encoding metal-dependent transcriptional regulator, protein MPSPAIDDYLKTIYHHTEWQDDRITPSQLAGELGLAPSSVTEMVQKLAAQDLVTHRPYGPIGLTNEGERRAAAIIRRHRLIETWLVREFGYGWDEVHDEAEVLEHAISDRLLEGIDERLGRPTHDPHGDAIPDAAGRVQREPFVLLGAASAGHSGRVLRVSDRDPELLRSIESAGVAVGAIATVQDAATLRIGDAVVALPDAAASAVWLSA, encoded by the coding sequence GTGCCGTCCCCCGCCATCGACGACTATCTCAAGACGATCTACCACCACACCGAGTGGCAGGACGATCGCATCACGCCGTCGCAGCTCGCGGGCGAGCTCGGGCTCGCCCCGTCGAGCGTCACCGAGATGGTGCAGAAGCTCGCGGCGCAGGATCTCGTGACGCACCGGCCGTACGGCCCGATCGGCCTGACCAACGAGGGCGAGCGACGCGCTGCGGCGATCATCCGCCGGCATCGGCTCATCGAGACGTGGCTCGTGCGCGAGTTCGGCTACGGGTGGGACGAGGTGCACGACGAGGCCGAGGTGCTCGAGCACGCCATCAGCGATCGCCTGCTCGAGGGCATCGACGAGCGACTCGGCCGGCCCACGCACGATCCGCACGGCGATGCGATCCCGGATGCCGCGGGCCGCGTGCAGCGGGAGCCGTTCGTCCTCCTCGGCGCGGCCTCGGCCGGGCACAGCGGCCGCGTGCTCCGTGTGAGCGACCGCGACCCCGAGCTGCTGCGCTCGATCGAGAGCGCGGGCGTCGCGGTGGGCGCGATCGCGACGGTCCAGGATGCCGCGACCCTGCGCATCGGCGACGCCGTCGTGGCCCTCCCCGACGCCGCGGCGAGCGCCGTCTGGCTCAGCGCCTGA
- a CDS encoding SDR family NAD(P)-dependent oxidoreductase: MARPDWDPQHLPDLRGRTYLVTGSNAGLGFFSAQQLAQAGAHVIMSARNPARLSAARAAVLTKVPDASIESLIIDTSNLGSVRAAAATVRGRGRLDGVLLNAGIVHAPKHREQTQDGNELVFATNALGHYALGGELLTTLAASSGRMVWLGSMSTTISPYDPIDPQLRENYSPWRAYVQSKIATSVLGFEADRLLRAAGVHVSSIVAHPGYSTSGRTPEVAGVNEPSRSTRIVDGLQAAFAQSKERGAWPLVRALVDPTVAGGEFVGPRYGTRGEPRISTPSRIVRSIEIAERIWAVCEDATRLRWPFDKAAKVKRR, translated from the coding sequence GTGGCTCGCCCCGACTGGGATCCCCAGCACCTTCCCGACCTTCGCGGACGCACCTATCTCGTGACGGGCTCCAACGCCGGCCTCGGCTTCTTCTCGGCCCAGCAGCTCGCGCAGGCGGGGGCGCACGTCATCATGAGCGCCCGCAATCCCGCCCGGCTGTCAGCCGCTCGCGCCGCGGTGCTGACGAAGGTTCCGGATGCCTCGATCGAGAGCCTCATCATCGACACGAGCAATCTCGGGTCGGTCCGCGCCGCCGCCGCGACGGTGCGCGGCCGCGGACGGCTCGACGGCGTGCTGCTCAACGCCGGCATCGTGCACGCGCCCAAGCACCGCGAGCAGACGCAGGACGGGAACGAGCTCGTCTTCGCGACGAACGCGCTCGGCCACTACGCGCTCGGCGGCGAGCTGCTGACGACCCTCGCGGCGTCGTCCGGCCGCATGGTCTGGCTCGGGAGCATGTCGACGACGATCAGCCCGTACGACCCCATCGACCCGCAGCTGCGGGAGAACTACTCGCCCTGGCGCGCCTACGTGCAGTCTAAGATCGCGACGAGCGTGCTTGGCTTCGAGGCGGATCGCCTGCTGCGAGCCGCGGGCGTGCACGTCTCGAGCATCGTCGCGCACCCCGGCTACTCGACGAGCGGCCGCACCCCGGAGGTCGCCGGGGTCAACGAGCCGAGCCGCTCGACCCGTATCGTCGACGGACTTCAGGCCGCCTTCGCGCAGTCGAAGGAGCGCGGCGCCTGGCCGCTCGTGCGGGCGCTCGTCGATCCGACGGTCGCCGGCGGGGAGTTCGTCGGCCCGCGCTACGGCACCCGCGGAGAGCCCCGCATCTCGACGCCGTCGCGCATCGTCCGCAGCATCGAGATCGCCGAGCGCATCTGGGCCGTGTGCGAGGACGCGACGCGCCTGCGCTGGCCGTTCGACAAGGCGGCCAAGGTCAAGAGGCGCTGA
- a CDS encoding HAD-IIA family hydrolase, producing MRTRADIECWLTDMDGVLVHENRPIPGASELLAQWRDTATPFLVLTNNPIFTPRDLSARLRRSGLDVPEDRIWTSALATAEFLRSQLPGGTAFVIGEAGLTTALYEAGYIMTETQPDYVVVGETRQYSFEAITQAIRFINAGARFIVTNPDATGPTPWGVVPATGSFAALITKATGKEPYVVGKPNPMMFRSALNRIGAHSETTGMIGDRMDTDVVAGIEAGLHTVLVLTGISDPAEIERYPFRPDEVLDSVADLLSDEDVESELPEGL from the coding sequence ATGCGGACACGCGCCGACATCGAGTGCTGGCTGACCGACATGGACGGAGTCCTCGTCCACGAGAACCGCCCGATCCCGGGGGCGTCCGAGCTGCTCGCGCAGTGGCGCGACACGGCGACGCCGTTCCTCGTGCTCACCAACAACCCCATCTTCACGCCCCGCGACCTGAGCGCGCGGCTGCGCCGATCGGGCCTCGACGTGCCGGAGGACCGCATCTGGACGTCGGCGCTCGCGACGGCCGAGTTCCTCCGCTCGCAGCTGCCCGGCGGCACGGCGTTCGTGATCGGCGAGGCGGGCCTCACGACGGCGCTGTACGAGGCCGGCTACATCATGACCGAGACCCAGCCCGACTACGTCGTCGTCGGCGAGACGCGGCAGTACTCGTTCGAGGCGATCACGCAGGCCATCCGCTTCATCAACGCGGGGGCGCGCTTCATCGTCACGAATCCGGATGCCACGGGCCCGACGCCGTGGGGAGTCGTGCCCGCCACGGGCTCGTTCGCGGCCCTCATCACGAAGGCGACGGGCAAGGAGCCGTACGTCGTCGGCAAGCCGAACCCCATGATGTTCCGCTCGGCGCTCAACCGCATCGGCGCGCACTCCGAGACGACGGGAATGATCGGCGACCGTATGGACACCGATGTGGTCGCCGGCATCGAGGCGGGCCTGCACACGGTGCTCGTGCTCACGGGCATCTCGGATCCCGCCGAGATCGAGCGCTACCCCTTCCGGCCCGACGAGGTGCTCGACTCCGTCGCCGACCTGCTGTCCGACGAGGACGTCGAGTCCGAGCTCCCCGAGGGACTCTGA